In one window of Flavobacterium ginsengisoli DNA:
- a CDS encoding TonB-dependent receptor, with protein MKTKLFFTISFLFFTALIFAQNTISGKVLDPKGKPVAGANIYIDGTYDGATSSETGEFSFETAETGNKFLVVSFLLFETYKQEIDVANYKDQIVKLKENINTLDAVIITAGTLESGEKSRVSVLKPLDIVTIAGSAGNIVAALQTLPGTQTVGEDGRLFVRGGEASETQTFVDGIRVAQPYGATTNNLPTRSRFSPFLFSGIAFSTGGYSAEYGEALSSVLLLNTQDEEDHEKTDIGLMTVGLSLGNTQKFKKSSLSVNMMYVNLAPYQAVIPQNVDWNNPYQSLGGETVYRYNFTNGIFKLYASFDSEKFDLNQKNVNFENPIRTDMNNNNFYLNSSYKGSFGTGWQITSGVSYGYSKNKLKYDITGIENQENATQLKLKLSKKFSNFFKLSFGSDYFITKYDENVADNISLNVTNGYDSNIFAAYTEGDILFSKRLALKVGLRYSNNSLLNENNIAPRASLGYKASKNSQFSFAYGDYSQTPVVDYIKFSKYHQFESEKARHYIFNYTFTRIGQTLRAEAYYKDYSNLVQYDTRDIQYNSVFNNNGSGYAKGFDLFWKDSNLHKNLEYWISYSYIDSERQYKNFPNMATPSFIANHNLSVVAKYFITDWKSQVSLTNSFSSGRPYNDPNQTQFMNGKTKSYNSLSFSWAYLLTTQKILYFSVSNVLGTQNIFGYDYAKLPDANGIYQRQAVVPTADRFFFVGFFWTISQNKNENQLKNL; from the coding sequence ATGAAAACCAAATTATTTTTTACTATTAGCTTTTTATTTTTTACAGCTTTAATTTTTGCTCAAAATACTATTTCTGGAAAAGTACTTGACCCAAAAGGAAAACCTGTTGCTGGAGCTAATATTTATATTGACGGAACTTACGACGGAGCAACAAGTTCTGAAACAGGAGAATTTTCTTTTGAAACTGCCGAAACTGGAAATAAATTTTTAGTGGTAAGTTTTTTACTTTTCGAGACCTACAAACAAGAAATTGATGTTGCTAATTATAAAGATCAAATAGTAAAATTAAAAGAGAACATTAATACTTTGGATGCTGTTATTATTACAGCTGGAACTTTAGAATCTGGAGAGAAATCGAGAGTTTCTGTTTTGAAACCGCTAGATATTGTTACAATAGCAGGTTCTGCAGGAAATATAGTGGCGGCTTTGCAGACTTTGCCAGGAACTCAAACGGTTGGTGAAGACGGACGTTTGTTTGTTCGTGGAGGAGAAGCAAGCGAAACACAGACTTTTGTTGACGGAATTCGTGTAGCGCAGCCTTATGGCGCAACTACAAATAACTTACCTACAAGAAGCCGTTTTTCTCCTTTTTTATTTAGCGGAATCGCTTTTTCTACAGGTGGTTATTCTGCAGAATATGGTGAAGCCTTGTCGAGTGTTTTACTTTTAAACACTCAAGACGAAGAAGATCATGAAAAAACGGATATCGGATTAATGACGGTTGGTTTGAGTTTAGGAAATACACAGAAATTCAAAAAAAGTTCATTGAGTGTAAATATGATGTATGTGAATTTAGCGCCTTATCAAGCTGTTATTCCGCAAAATGTAGATTGGAATAATCCGTATCAATCGCTTGGTGGAGAAACCGTTTATAGATACAACTTCACAAACGGAATATTTAAGCTGTATGCCTCTTTTGATTCTGAAAAATTTGATTTGAATCAGAAAAATGTCAATTTCGAGAATCCAATTCGAACAGATATGAACAATAATAATTTCTATTTGAATTCATCTTACAAAGGAAGTTTTGGAACTGGATGGCAGATTACTTCTGGAGTGAGCTATGGTTACAGCAAAAACAAACTAAAATATGATATTACCGGAATCGAAAACCAAGAAAATGCGACTCAGCTGAAACTGAAACTAAGCAAGAAATTTTCAAACTTTTTTAAGTTGTCTTTCGGAAGCGATTATTTCATTACAAAATACGATGAAAACGTAGCCGATAATATTTCACTTAATGTTACAAATGGTTATGATTCAAACATTTTTGCAGCGTATACTGAAGGTGATATTTTATTTTCTAAAAGACTAGCCTTAAAAGTTGGTTTAAGATATTCAAACAATAGTTTATTAAATGAAAATAATATTGCGCCAAGAGCCTCATTAGGATATAAAGCTTCAAAAAACAGTCAGTTCTCGTTTGCTTATGGAGATTATTCTCAAACACCAGTTGTAGATTATATTAAATTTTCTAAATACCATCAGTTTGAAAGTGAAAAAGCAAGACATTATATTTTTAATTATACGTTTACAAGAATAGGTCAAACACTTAGAGCAGAGGCTTATTATAAAGATTACAGCAATTTAGTGCAATACGACACAAGAGATATTCAGTACAATTCGGTTTTTAATAATAATGGATCTGGTTATGCAAAAGGATTCGATTTATTTTGGAAAGACAGCAATTTGCACAAAAACCTAGAATATTGGATTTCGTACTCTTATATCGATTCAGAAAGACAATATAAAAACTTTCCAAACATGGCGACTCCAAGTTTTATTGCCAATCATAACTTATCTGTTGTAGCAAAATATTTTATTACAGATTGGAAATCTCAGGTTAGTTTAACAAACAGTTTCAGCTCAGGTCGTCCATACAACGATCCGAACCAAACACAGTTTATGAATGGGAAAACGAAATCGTACAATAGTTTAAGTTTCAGCTGGGCGTATTTATTAACGACGCAAAAAATCCTTTATTTCTCAGTTTCGAATGTTTTAGGAACTCAAAATATTTTCGGATACGATTACGCAAAATTACCAGATGCCAACGGAATTTATCAAAGACAAGCCGTGGTGCCAACAGCAGACAGATTCTTCTTCGTAGGTTTCTTTTGGACGATCAGCCAGAACAAGAATGAGAATCAGTTGAAGAATCTTTAA
- a CDS encoding DUF2141 domain-containing protein, whose protein sequence is MSAQNVKLTVAVSGLKNDIGIVKVGLYNSDGTFLKTTYKSLASEIKDNKAVVTFDDLPAGEYAISTYHDENSNGKLDRNAMGAPSEEYATSNNAKGFMGSPSYQDAKFNVSKDSKIEIVF, encoded by the coding sequence ATGTCTGCTCAAAATGTAAAATTAACTGTTGCCGTTTCAGGTTTGAAAAATGACATAGGAATCGTGAAAGTAGGATTATATAATTCAGACGGAACTTTCCTTAAAACAACTTACAAAAGTTTGGCTTCCGAAATTAAAGACAATAAAGCGGTTGTAACTTTTGATGATCTTCCAGCGGGAGAATATGCAATCTCAACGTATCATGATGAAAATAGCAACGGAAAGCTTGACAGAAATGCAATGGGAGCTCCATCAGAAGAATATGCGACTTCAAACAATGCAAAAGGATTTATGGGATCTCCATCATATCAAGATGCTAAATTTAATGTCAGCAAAGATTCAAAAATTGAAATTGTATTCTAA
- a CDS encoding histidine kinase, whose amino-acid sequence MILKPNLLKACLVGGIVFLFSFLIRFASLGTAVFNKNLYIYFLYCMLYSVVLYIVNVVLFDFLDRVFRENPYSVKRILIGFASSFLVSMIVIGVLRLFTSVIIENKTIIGFLANEKAENYIESAVMTFIVLLFFHGLNFYKLYQENKVTQQKIIAGTANAKFESLKNQIDPHFLFNSLNVLSSLIEENPDNAQRFTTSLSKIYRYVLEQKDKELVSVEDELSFAKTYMNLLKMRFENSLFYELPTENINPEAKVVPLSLQLLLENTVKHNVVSEQKPLHIRIFIDKDYLAIQNDLQKKEVLQDRQGVGLQNIVNRYGIITDRKVKIEEDGKNFTVRIPILTKQIAVMEMSAEYTDEAKAYYRAKKRVEELKGFYGNIISYCCVIPFLVFINLKFSLGFQWFWFSALGWGFGVAMHAFKVFGYSSDWEERKIREILEKDNKQKTWK is encoded by the coding sequence ATGATATTAAAACCTAATTTGTTAAAAGCATGCTTAGTTGGAGGAATAGTATTTTTGTTCTCTTTTCTAATTCGGTTTGCCTCTTTAGGAACAGCAGTCTTTAACAAGAATCTTTACATTTATTTCTTGTACTGCATGCTTTACAGTGTGGTTTTATATATCGTAAATGTCGTTCTTTTTGATTTTTTAGATAGAGTATTCAGAGAAAATCCATATTCAGTAAAGAGAATTTTAATTGGTTTTGCAAGTTCTTTTTTAGTGTCGATGATCGTAATTGGAGTATTGCGTTTGTTTACAAGTGTAATAATCGAGAATAAGACAATTATTGGTTTTTTAGCAAATGAAAAGGCTGAAAATTATATAGAATCTGCAGTAATGACTTTTATTGTTTTATTGTTTTTTCACGGACTTAATTTTTATAAACTCTATCAGGAAAACAAAGTAACACAACAAAAGATTATTGCGGGAACAGCAAATGCCAAATTTGAAAGCTTAAAAAACCAGATCGACCCGCATTTTCTTTTTAACAGCTTAAATGTTCTTAGTTCTTTAATAGAAGAAAATCCAGATAATGCGCAGCGTTTCACTACTTCATTATCTAAAATTTATCGATATGTTTTAGAACAGAAAGACAAAGAATTGGTTTCGGTTGAAGACGAATTGTCGTTTGCAAAAACCTATATGAATCTTCTGAAAATGCGTTTCGAAAATAGTTTGTTTTACGAATTGCCAACAGAAAACATTAACCCAGAAGCCAAAGTGGTGCCGCTTTCTTTACAGCTTTTATTAGAGAATACCGTAAAGCATAATGTGGTAAGTGAGCAAAAACCGCTTCATATTAGAATTTTTATTGATAAAGATTATCTGGCCATTCAGAATGATCTTCAGAAAAAAGAAGTTTTGCAGGATAGGCAAGGTGTCGGACTGCAGAATATTGTAAACAGATACGGAATTATAACGGATAGAAAAGTGAAGATTGAGGAAGATGGAAAGAATTTCACTGTTAGAATTCCAATTTTAACCAAACAAATTGCAGTTATGGAAATGAGTGCAGAATATACCGACGAAGCAAAAGCTTATTATAGAGCCAAAAAACGTGTAGAAGAACTAAAAGGATTTTACGGAAATATAATTTCGTATTGCTGTGTGATTCCGTTCTTGGTTTTTATCAATCTAAAATTTTCACTAGGATTTCAATGGTTTTGGTTTTCGGCTTTAGGCTGGGGATTTGGAGTTGCAATGCATGCTTTTAAAGTTTTTGGATACAGCTCTGATTGGGAAGAAAGAAAGATTCGAGAGATTTTAGAGAAAGATAACAAGCAAAAAACGTGGAAATAA
- a CDS encoding 2TM domain-containing protein — MEKDFIEANRYYDAQKRVKEIRGFYEHLTVYVLCNPIVIVVNYMTSPGYLWWIWSVMGWGMAIILHGLKVFSLPPFFNKKWEEKKLEKF, encoded by the coding sequence ATGGAAAAAGATTTCATAGAAGCAAATCGTTATTATGACGCTCAGAAAAGGGTCAAAGAAATAAGAGGATTTTATGAGCATTTGACCGTGTACGTTTTATGTAATCCAATTGTGATTGTTGTAAATTATATGACTTCTCCAGGATACCTTTGGTGGATTTGGTCTGTAATGGGCTGGGGAATGGCAATAATCTTGCACGGACTGAAAGTTTTTAGTCTTCCGCCTTTCTTTAATAAGAAATGGGAAGAGAAAAAATTAGAGAAATTCTAG
- a CDS encoding 2TM domain-containing protein, producing METNLNNDQEEAILKDLATKKVIQLKYFYKHLFVYGFAMILFLLKEYTNLPLQFFSIRYLNWVVVIICSAVVVGSAIDLFASYKIFGHEWEERKLRSILEKKYKKQKWE from the coding sequence ATGGAAACAAATTTGAATAACGATCAGGAAGAAGCCATCTTGAAAGACTTGGCAACCAAAAAAGTGATTCAGTTAAAATATTTTTACAAACACTTGTTTGTTTATGGCTTTGCAATGATCCTTTTTCTTTTAAAAGAATATACCAATCTTCCCTTGCAATTTTTTTCAATTAGATATTTAAATTGGGTTGTTGTAATTATTTGTTCAGCTGTTGTAGTAGGCTCTGCAATTGATTTGTTTGCCTCGTATAAAATTTTCGGGCACGAATGGGAAGAGCGTAAATTGAGAAGCATCTTAGAAAAAAAATATAAAAAGCAAAAATGGGAATAA
- a CDS encoding 2TM domain-containing protein, whose product METNLSEEERYIQARKKVENLKGFYGNLVAYIFVNAILIFINLYTSPQYLWFFWPLLWWGVGVVFHGLKVFEVFPGMGKEWEERKIKEFMEKEKQNKNKWK is encoded by the coding sequence ATGGAAACGAATTTAAGCGAAGAAGAAAGATATATTCAGGCAAGAAAAAAAGTTGAAAATTTAAAAGGATTTTATGGAAATCTAGTTGCTTATATATTTGTAAACGCAATTTTGATTTTTATAAATCTTTATACATCGCCTCAATATCTATGGTTTTTCTGGCCATTATTATGGTGGGGAGTAGGAGTGGTTTTTCACGGATTAAAAGTCTTTGAAGTTTTTCCAGGAATGGGCAAAGAATGGGAAGAAAGAAAAATCAAAGAGTTTATGGAGAAGGAAAAACAGAATAAAAATAAGTGGAAATAA
- a CDS encoding 2TM domain-containing protein produces MGRFRREMYEDYARQHFGEYADDPNYNVAYKRVKRLKRFYSHLKIFIIVNIIIIVSSLTRDKSAGLLVMDLSGLTEWHTYSTAFFWGIGLLAHALSVFGTDWFFGSDWEKRKIQKYMEKDAANKNKWE; encoded by the coding sequence ATGGGACGTTTTAGAAGAGAAATGTATGAAGATTACGCAAGACAGCATTTTGGAGAGTATGCAGACGATCCAAATTACAATGTCGCTTATAAAAGAGTAAAAAGACTTAAAAGATTTTACTCGCATTTGAAAATTTTCATCATTGTAAATATTATTATCATTGTATCAAGTTTGACTCGAGATAAATCTGCTGGTCTACTGGTAATGGATTTAAGTGGTTTAACAGAATGGCATACTTATTCAACTGCGTTTTTTTGGGGAATTGGTCTATTAGCACACGCATTATCGGTTTTTGGTACCGACTGGTTTTTTGGATCTGATTGGGAGAAAAGAAAAATCCAAAAATACATGGAAAAAGATGCCGCAAATAAAAATAAATGGGAGTAA
- a CDS encoding LytR/AlgR family response regulator transcription factor gives MITLIIEDEKPAARLLQRKLEKLDVTVETMLHSVEESVQWFENNPHPDLIFLDIQLSDGLSFEIFEKIDIKSAIIFTTAYDEYALKAFKLNSIDYLLKPIDEDDLETAVSKYKSRLPKATAESSNMQLDFEQIRQMLSNPFEKTYKKRFTVKIGQHLKVITTEEIECFFSENKGTYIHTYDNRDYLIDSTLEILEQELDKKDFFRVSRKFIVPLKAIKEIQVYTNSRLKVILPTYKDDEVIVSREKVQDFKAWLG, from the coding sequence ATGATCACATTAATTATAGAAGACGAAAAACCAGCGGCGAGGTTGCTGCAAAGAAAACTTGAAAAGCTAGATGTAACCGTAGAAACAATGCTTCACTCTGTTGAGGAATCGGTTCAGTGGTTTGAAAATAATCCGCATCCAGATCTAATTTTTTTGGATATCCAGCTTTCAGACGGTTTATCTTTTGAGATTTTTGAAAAAATAGATATCAAAAGCGCTATCATTTTTACTACAGCTTATGATGAGTACGCTTTAAAAGCTTTTAAATTAAACAGTATAGATTATCTTCTAAAACCAATTGACGAAGATGATCTCGAAACGGCGGTTTCAAAATATAAATCGCGTCTTCCGAAAGCCACGGCAGAATCTTCAAATATGCAGTTAGATTTCGAGCAAATTCGTCAAATGCTCTCAAATCCTTTTGAGAAAACGTATAAAAAGAGATTTACGGTTAAAATAGGACAACATTTAAAAGTAATTACTACAGAAGAAATTGAATGTTTTTTCAGCGAAAATAAAGGAACTTATATTCATACCTACGACAATCGAGATTATTTGATTGATTCGACTTTAGAAATTCTGGAACAGGAATTAGATAAAAAGGATTTCTTTCGCGTAAGCAGAAAATTTATTGTTCCGTTAAAAGCAATCAAAGAAATTCAAGTATATACCAATTCGAGATTGAAAGTTATTCTGCCAACTTATAAAGATGATGAGGTAATTGTAAGCCGAGAAAAAGTGCAGGATTTTAAAGCTTGGTTGGGATAA
- a CDS encoding COX15/CtaA family protein: MKKENKSVIIWLLSGCVLLFLMVVVGGITRLTNSGLSMTDWHLVTDTFPPLTEAKWQAAFDEYKKFPEYQKINIHNDFQLADYKFIYFWEWFHRFIGRIIGLVFFVPFVYFLAKKKLDTDTIKKCVVLLGMGAFQGFLGWFMVRSGLIDNPDVSHFRLSLHLTFAFITFAYTLWVALDLIYPERNINKILPLRNIARFALVALLIQIIYGGFVAGLNAGLIHNHWPLMSDGEFIHESVFIEQSSLIKNLIEGKSGVQFVHRTFAYVVVAIILFLFFKSKKYTLTHTQANGIKTLVVFVFIQFLLGVFTLLYSVPLALGLIHQIMAFFLLSAMTYTLHRLSK, translated from the coding sequence ATGAAAAAAGAGAATAAATCAGTAATCATTTGGTTACTATCGGGCTGTGTTTTATTATTTTTAATGGTTGTCGTGGGAGGAATTACCCGTTTGACCAATTCAGGTTTATCTATGACTGATTGGCATTTGGTAACCGATACCTTTCCACCTTTAACAGAAGCAAAATGGCAGGCTGCTTTTGACGAATATAAAAAGTTTCCTGAGTATCAGAAAATCAATATTCACAATGATTTTCAGTTAGCCGATTATAAATTCATCTATTTCTGGGAATGGTTTCACCGTTTCATTGGCCGTATTATTGGCTTGGTTTTCTTTGTGCCGTTTGTTTACTTTTTAGCAAAAAAGAAATTAGACACCGACACTATCAAAAAATGCGTAGTGCTTTTAGGAATGGGAGCTTTCCAAGGTTTTTTAGGTTGGTTTATGGTAAGAAGCGGATTAATTGACAATCCAGATGTAAGCCACTTTAGACTTTCTTTGCACTTAACTTTTGCTTTTATCACATTTGCGTATACACTTTGGGTTGCCCTAGACTTGATTTATCCAGAAAGAAATATCAATAAGATTTTACCTCTTAGAAATATCGCTCGTTTTGCTTTAGTCGCTTTATTAATCCAAATTATTTATGGCGGATTTGTGGCTGGATTAAATGCAGGTTTAATTCACAATCATTGGCCTTTAATGAGCGACGGAGAATTTATTCACGAATCGGTTTTTATTGAGCAATCTTCTTTAATAAAAAATTTAATTGAAGGAAAAAGTGGTGTTCAGTTTGTACACAGAACTTTTGCTTATGTAGTTGTAGCGATTATTCTTTTTCTTTTCTTCAAAAGCAAAAAATATACGCTTACACATACTCAAGCAAACGGAATCAAAACTTTAGTTGTTTTTGTTTTCATTCAGTTTTTATTGGGAGTTTTCACTTTATTATACAGTGTGCCTTTGGCTTTAGGATTAATTCACCAAATTATGGCGTTTTTCCTTTTGAGTGCTATGACATATACTTTACACCGATTAAGCAAATAA